Proteins from a single region of Streptomyces vinaceus:
- a CDS encoding hydrophobic protein — protein MVPLLLVLLLILILAGAGFALKILWWVAIALLVLWLIGFVARPKGSSGRWYRW, from the coding sequence ATGGTTCCCCTGCTTCTCGTTCTTCTGCTCATCCTGATCCTCGCCGGCGCGGGTTTCGCGCTCAAGATTCTCTGGTGGGTCGCTATCGCACTCCTGGTGCTGTGGCTCATCGGATTCGTCGCCCGCCCGAAGGGAAGTAGCGGCCGCTGGTACCGCTGGTAG
- a CDS encoding phage holin family protein yields MAVRHSAREEMTGGRPLVAADVLGLFAAQALLATCIAAVALVLPVSTAALAIAGLVAAAAAVTALAGKQRRAHR; encoded by the coding sequence ATGGCGGTTCGCCACTCAGCCCGTGAGGAGATGACGGGCGGTCGTCCCCTCGTCGCGGCGGACGTCCTGGGCCTCTTCGCCGCTCAGGCTCTGCTGGCCACGTGCATCGCCGCCGTCGCCCTGGTCCTGCCGGTGTCGACGGCAGCCCTCGCCATCGCCGGCCTGGTCGCGGCAGCAGCCGCGGTGACCGCGCTTGCCGGCAAGCAGCGGAGAGCACACCGCTGA